The Ovis aries strain OAR_USU_Benz2616 breed Rambouillet chromosome 11, ARS-UI_Ramb_v3.0, whole genome shotgun sequence genome window below encodes:
- the LOC121820715 gene encoding intercellular adhesion molecule 2-like isoform X3: MRGNTVISLQKAGGSGLQLQVLPRRLPDRSPSPLCRQSSAVPCEPVDATRDVPFWWLGNARSLSRPALLRGSGEELFEVPKEPKHLMVGSGEFQVINCTANCTDPKKLVLETALHKTLLEGQAQWKLFKVVNISENVELLCSFTCGGRQEMKVFIITVFYPPKQVLLTLWPTSVAAGTLFTIECRVPAVAPLEGLTVTLLRGTEILYNHTFVGTAPSLHDALVSHNTTAHGEDGHHNFLCEAQMDLRSHGGGVVHRVSDPQRLEVKEPEPNTQMVIIIAVMIVLLLVFVTFVFLCFVFSQKWHRGRTGHYPVHDRWRRLIESHRAQTL, from the exons ATGAGAGGAAATACGGTCATCAGCTTACAGAAGGCTGGGGGTTCCGGACTGCAGCTGCAAGTCCTCCCCCGCCGCCTGCCTGACCGGAGCCCTTCACCTCTCTGCAGGCAGTCCTCAGCTGTTCCCTGTGAGCCTGTGGACGCCACCCGAGATGTCCCCTTTTGGTGGCTGGGGAACGCTCGCAGCCTTTCTCGCCCTGCTCTGCTGCGAG GGTCTGGTGAGGAGTTGTTCGAGGTACCCAAAGAGCCAAAGCATCTGATGGTGGGGTCTGGAGAGTTTCAGGTAATTAATTGTACTGCCAATTGTACGGACCCCAAGAAACTTGTTCTGGAGACAGCCCTACACAAGACTCTCCTGGAGGGCCAAGCTCAGTGGAAGTTGTTCAAGGTCGTCAACATCTCCGAGAACGTGGAGCTCCTGTGCAGTTTCACCTGCGGCGGCAGGCAAGAGATGAAAGTTTTCATCATCACCGTGTTCT ACCCTCCAAAGCAAGTGCTCTTGACACTGTGGCCCACCTCAGTGGCCGCAGGGACACTGTTCACCATCGAGTGCAGGGTCCCCGCCGTGGCGCCCCTCGAAGGCCTCACTGTCACCCTGCTCCGTGGTACTGAGATCTTGTACAATCACACCTTTGTGGGGACAGCACCTTCCCTCCATGATGCCTTGGTCAGCCATAACACCACAGCTCACGGGGAAGACGGCCACCATAACTTCTTGTGTGAGGCCCAGATGGACCTGCGCTCTCACGGCGGTGGCGTCGTCCACAGAGTCTCAGATCCCCAGAGGCTTGAAGTCAAAG AGCCCGAGCCCAACACCCAGATGGTGATCATCATCGCGGTCATGATAGTGCTGCTGCTCGTGTTTGTGACATTCGTCTTCCTGTGCTTTGTCTTCAGCCAGAAGTGGCACCGGGGGCGGACAGGTCATTACCCTGTGCATGACCGTTGGAGACGGCTGATAGAGAGCCACCGGGCACAGACCCTGTGA
- the LOC121820715 gene encoding intercellular adhesion molecule 5-like isoform X2, giving the protein MVGSGEFQVINCTANCTDPKKLVLETALHKTLLEGQAQWKLFKVVNISENVELLCSFTCGGRQEMKVFIITVFYPPKQVLLTLWPTSVAAGTLFTIECRVPAVAPLEGLTVTLLRGTEILYNHTFVGTAPSLHDALVSHNTTAHGEDGHHNFLCEAQMDLRSHGGGVVHRVSDPQRLEVKGEAEPTDQEGVPPLSALRGRKRLCPALCQLRGGTRGNDTWSLGFPGAPGEFLAWTLTSCLVMSELGDLNQVKLLSLALTALCNDKFDWTDPEGPLESRFCDPRWSRSSVFREFGQSSLISAQGGAWPGPRHSADHEVWQRMARAPSESISPHGLTEAGCWPGPRSSFPPVITPFATHLCNAE; this is encoded by the exons ATGGTGGGGTCTGGAGAGTTTCAGGTAATTAATTGTACTGCCAATTGTACGGACCCCAAGAAACTTGTTCTGGAGACAGCCCTACACAAGACTCTCCTGGAGGGCCAAGCTCAGTGGAAGTTGTTCAAGGTCGTCAACATCTCCGAGAACGTGGAGCTCCTGTGCAGTTTCACCTGCGGCGGCAGGCAAGAGATGAAAGTTTTCATCATCACCGTGTTCT ACCCTCCAAAGCAAGTGCTCTTGACACTGTGGCCCACCTCAGTGGCCGCAGGGACACTGTTCACCATCGAGTGCAGGGTCCCCGCCGTGGCGCCCCTCGAAGGCCTCACTGTCACCCTGCTCCGTGGTACTGAGATCTTGTACAATCACACCTTTGTGGGGACAGCACCTTCCCTCCATGATGCCTTGGTCAGCCATAACACCACAGCTCACGGGGAAGACGGCCACCATAACTTCTTGTGTGAGGCCCAGATGGACCTGCGCTCTCACGGCGGTGGCGTCGTCCACAGAGTCTCAGATCCCCAGAGGCTTGAAGTCAAAGGTGAGGCGGAGCCCACAGATCAGGAGGGGGTACCTCCACTTTCAGCCCTCAGGGGAAGAAAACGCCTTTGCCCGGCTCTCTGCCAGCTCAGGGGAGGCACTCGGGGAAACGACACTTGGTCCCTGGGGTTCCCTGGAGCGCCTGGCGAGTTCCTGGCTTGGACCCTGACTAGTTGCTTGGTCATGAGTGAGCTGGGTGACCTTAACCAAGTCAAGCTCCTCTCTCTGGCCTTGACCGCTCTCTGCAATGATAAATTTGACTGGACTGACCCCGAAGGTCCCCTGGAGTCCCGCTTCTGTGACCCTAGATGGTCAAGATCCTCTGTCTTCAGAGAGTTTGGCCAAAGCTCTCTCATCTCTGCCCAGGGAGGGGCTTGGCCTGGACCTCGCCACAGTGCAGACCATGAGGTCTGGCAGCGCATGGCAAGGGCACCCTCTGAGTCCATCAGCCCTCATGGTCTCACAGAGGCCGGCTGCTGGCCCGGACCCCGGTCCTCCTTCCCTCCAGTGATAACACCGTTTGCCACTCATCTCTGCAATGCAGAGTGA
- the LOC121820715 gene encoding intercellular adhesion molecule 5-like isoform X1, whose translation MRGNTVISLQKAGGSGLQLQVLPRRLPDRSPSPLCRQSSAVPCEPVDATRDVPFWWLGNARSLSRPALLRGSGEELFEVPKEPKHLMVGSGEFQVINCTANCTDPKKLVLETALHKTLLEGQAQWKLFKVVNISENVELLCSFTCGGRQEMKVFIITVFYPPKQVLLTLWPTSVAAGTLFTIECRVPAVAPLEGLTVTLLRGTEILYNHTFVGTAPSLHDALVSHNTTAHGEDGHHNFLCEAQMDLRSHGGGVVHRVSDPQRLEVKGEAEPTDQEGVPPLSALRGRKRLCPALCQLRGGTRGNDTWSLGFPGAPGEFLAWTLTSCLVMSELGDLNQVKLLSLALTALCNDKFDWTDPEGPLESRFCDPRWSRSSVFREFGQSSLISAQGGAWPGPRHSADHEVWQRMARAPSESISPHGLTEAGCWPGPRSSFPPVITPFATHLCNAE comes from the exons ATGAGAGGAAATACGGTCATCAGCTTACAGAAGGCTGGGGGTTCCGGACTGCAGCTGCAAGTCCTCCCCCGCCGCCTGCCTGACCGGAGCCCTTCACCTCTCTGCAGGCAGTCCTCAGCTGTTCCCTGTGAGCCTGTGGACGCCACCCGAGATGTCCCCTTTTGGTGGCTGGGGAACGCTCGCAGCCTTTCTCGCCCTGCTCTGCTGCGAG GGTCTGGTGAGGAGTTGTTCGAGGTACCCAAAGAGCCAAAGCATCTGATGGTGGGGTCTGGAGAGTTTCAGGTAATTAATTGTACTGCCAATTGTACGGACCCCAAGAAACTTGTTCTGGAGACAGCCCTACACAAGACTCTCCTGGAGGGCCAAGCTCAGTGGAAGTTGTTCAAGGTCGTCAACATCTCCGAGAACGTGGAGCTCCTGTGCAGTTTCACCTGCGGCGGCAGGCAAGAGATGAAAGTTTTCATCATCACCGTGTTCT ACCCTCCAAAGCAAGTGCTCTTGACACTGTGGCCCACCTCAGTGGCCGCAGGGACACTGTTCACCATCGAGTGCAGGGTCCCCGCCGTGGCGCCCCTCGAAGGCCTCACTGTCACCCTGCTCCGTGGTACTGAGATCTTGTACAATCACACCTTTGTGGGGACAGCACCTTCCCTCCATGATGCCTTGGTCAGCCATAACACCACAGCTCACGGGGAAGACGGCCACCATAACTTCTTGTGTGAGGCCCAGATGGACCTGCGCTCTCACGGCGGTGGCGTCGTCCACAGAGTCTCAGATCCCCAGAGGCTTGAAGTCAAAGGTGAGGCGGAGCCCACAGATCAGGAGGGGGTACCTCCACTTTCAGCCCTCAGGGGAAGAAAACGCCTTTGCCCGGCTCTCTGCCAGCTCAGGGGAGGCACTCGGGGAAACGACACTTGGTCCCTGGGGTTCCCTGGAGCGCCTGGCGAGTTCCTGGCTTGGACCCTGACTAGTTGCTTGGTCATGAGTGAGCTGGGTGACCTTAACCAAGTCAAGCTCCTCTCTCTGGCCTTGACCGCTCTCTGCAATGATAAATTTGACTGGACTGACCCCGAAGGTCCCCTGGAGTCCCGCTTCTGTGACCCTAGATGGTCAAGATCCTCTGTCTTCAGAGAGTTTGGCCAAAGCTCTCTCATCTCTGCCCAGGGAGGGGCTTGGCCTGGACCTCGCCACAGTGCAGACCATGAGGTCTGGCAGCGCATGGCAAGGGCACCCTCTGAGTCCATCAGCCCTCATGGTCTCACAGAGGCCGGCTGCTGGCCCGGACCCCGGTCCTCCTTCCCTCCAGTGATAACACCGTTTGCCACTCATCTCTGCAATGCAGAGTGA